The following are encoded in a window of Carya illinoinensis cultivar Pawnee chromosome 15, C.illinoinensisPawnee_v1, whole genome shotgun sequence genomic DNA:
- the LOC122296637 gene encoding uncharacterized protein LOC122296637 produces the protein MDKSWMHLTNRFRSREYGIGVRQFLTMARAHAEGSTTVKCPCRRCRNNSFLPISEVERHLFITGIDPNYTNWIFHGDQEPFSFMAEDGDDIPDGGDNSYIDDIDDMLGDIHVANNVGEEDDMAPHPGERNTVEPDPSTFEKLLEDACRPLYDGCNSFSKLSFIVKLLHIKTIGGWSVKSFDMLIKLLKTTFPDSLLPESFHESRALERGLGFRYIKIHACPNDCLLYWKENSNLQECPKCKASRWLSATSSKRPVPQKVVRYFPLKPRLQRLFMSKKTVVSMRWHHEERVQDESTLRHLVDSEVWTTFDVEHRWFAQDPRNVRLGLATDGFNPFNNMSKPYSIWPVILVLYNLPPWLCMKDPFFMLSTLIPGPKSPGNEIDVYLRPLVDELLELWENGVDTYDAMVGQRFRLHAALLWTINDFPTYGNISGWSTKGKLACPCCNLHTDSFWLTNGQKHCYMGHRRFLPTGHIFRTKKNIFNGKEDLCMPPMQLSGEDIMHQLNSIGHVDFGKGTKRRKRTPEELNWTKRSLFFDLPYWPALKLRHNLDVMHIEKNIFDNILGTLMNIPGKTKYGIKARRDLAELGIRKELHLKEVGDRVIIPHAQFLLHGDERKDFCAWLKGVKFPDGFASNISSCVNVRECKISGMKSHDAHIFLQRLLPTAIAGYLPRDICMTLNELSIFFKILCARTCKKEAVLQLESNIALILCKLETIFPPNFFDVMVHLAVHLPRELLLAGPVQYRWMYPFERYLGKFKRYVKNKARPEGSIAEAYIHVECLTFASMYLHDVPTRFTREDRNIDVGVQTSEISAFGIFDQKVRPLGIATPIQLDKKLFKTARWYALNNCTEIEQFLEEHYNILKEQSLYNIERRHEAEFPSWFRKRIQALRRTDPHIVSDDLYAIACGPDPWVGSYFGCIMNGIRFHTQLRELRRRTQNSGVLVTSEHQSSMVDFYGVLNDILEVRYMGWRRVWLFSCDWFDVGDPIRGIRVGEHFTSVNHSRTWYKDEPFILACQASQVFYLKDTRFSGSWHIVQKITYRNVYDVPQLDRHDDVDEPSESNVFQEEQTPEEAVDVDTEHNVDNPQWVRPDVQSATIATTTLAGGSTHNVNNLGNIDDISDEEEFNSSDTMSNGSCEEEDLDDTDAESNVEGSLSNDTDRGWDSS, from the exons atggacaaaagttggatgcacCTCACCAATAGGTTTAGGTCAAGGGAATATGGCATTGGGGTTAGGCAATTCCTCACAATGGCTCGAGCTCATGCTGAAGGAAGTACAACCGTTAAGTGTCCATGCCGTAGATGTCGTAATAATTCCTTCTTGCCAATCAGTGAGGTAGAGAGGCATTTGTTTATTACGGGTATTGATCCAAATTATACTAATTGGATTTTTCATGGCGATCAAGAACCGTTTAGTTTCATGGCCGAGGACGGAGATGATATACCTGATGGTGGTGACAATAGTTATATTGATGACATCGACGATATGTTGGGTGACATTCATGTGGCAAACAATGTAGGCGAAGAAGATGACATGGCTCCACACCCCGGGGAGCGCAATACGGTTGAACCCGACCCGAGCACCTTTGAGAAGTTGTTGGAAGATGCTTGCCGTCCACTTTATGATGGTTGCAACTCATTTTCCAAATTATCATTCATTGTTAAGTTGCTCCATATCAAAACTATTGGCGGTTGGAGTGTAAAGTCCTTTGACATGTTGATAAAACTATTGAAAACAACTTTTCCTGATTCACTCTTGCCAGAATCTTTTCATGAGTCACGTGCATTGGAGCGAGGGTTGGGATTTAGATACATTAAAATTCACGCTTGCCCAAACGATTGCCTACTCTATTGGAAGGAAAATAGCAACTTGCAAGAGTGCCCTAAGTGCAAAGCCTCTAGGTGGTTGTCGGCCACATCTTCTAAACGACCAGTGCCCCAAAAGGTAGTGAGGTATTTTCCACTGAAGCCAAGGCTGCAGAGACTATTTATGTCCAAGAAAACAGTTGTATCCATGAGGTGGCATCATGAAGAAAGGGTACAAGATGAAAGCACTTTGCGCCATCTGGTTGACTCGGAGGTGTGGACCACATTTGATGTCGAGCATCGTTGGTTTGCTCAAGATCCTCGAAATGTGAGGCTCGGGCTTGCTACTGATGGGTTCAACCCATTCAataatatgagcaaaccatATAGCATATGGCCAGTGATTCTAGTTCTATATAATTTGCCTCCATGGCtatgtatgaaagatccattctTCATGTTGTCTACACTAATTCCTGGGCCGAAATCACCGGGGAATGAGATTGATGTTTACTTACGCCCTTTAGTTGATGAACTACTAGAGTTGTGGGAAAATGGGGTTGATACGTATGATGCCATGGTTGGGCAACGATTTCGATTACATGCGGCTTTATTGTGGACTATCAATGATTTTCCTACATATGGTAACATTTCTGGTTGGAGCACTAAAGGGAAGTTGGCATGCCCTTGTTGTAATCTGCATACAGATTCTTTCTGGTTGACAAATGGGCAAAAGCATTGTTACATGGGTCATCGCCGCTTCCTTCCAACAGGGCACATCTTCAGAACCAAGAAGAATATTTTCAATGGAAAAGAAGATCTATGCATGCCACCTATGCAGCTTTCAGGGGAAGATATAATGCACCAATTAAATAGCATTGGGCATGTAGATTTTGGCAAGGGTACTAAGCGGAGAAAGCGCACCCCTGAGGAGTTAAACTGGACAAAAAGGAGTCTCTTCTTTGATCTACCCTATTGGCCAGCTCTGAAACTTAGACACAATCTCGATGTTATGCATATCGAGAAGAACATATTTGACAATATTTTGGGTACATTGATGAATATTCCAGGTAAAACAAAGTATGGTATCAAGGCTCGCAGAGACTTGGCCGAACTCGGTATaaggaaagaattacatttgaaagaaGTTGGTGATCGAGTTATTATTCCTCATGCACAGTTCTTGTTGCATGGAGATGAGAGGAAAGATTTTTGTGCATGGTTGAAAGGTGTAAAATTCCCTGATGGTTTTGCATCTAACATTTCAAGCTGTGTTAATGTCCGCGAGTGTAAAATATCTGGTATGAAAAGTCATGATGCCCACATATTTTTACAAAGGCTATTGCCAACAGCAATTGCAGGGTACTTACCTCGTGATATATGTATGACATTGAATGAACTTAGCATATTTTTCAAGATTTTGTGTGCACGGACATGCAAAAAAGAAGCAGTTTTACAACTTGAGTCTAACATTGCCCTCATTCTTTGCAAGTTGGAAACAATATTTCCCCCAAACTTTTTTGACGTAATGGTCCACCTGGCTGTCCATTTACCCAGAGAGTTGTTGCTAGCAGGACCAGTTCAAtaccgttggatgtatccattcGAGAGGTATTTGGGCAAGTTTAAGCGGTATGTGAAAAACAAAGCCCGACCAGAAGGATCCATTGCTGAGGCTTATATTCATGTTGAATGCTTGACGTTCGCATCAATGTATCTACATGATGTACCAACTCGCTTCACTCGAGAGGATCGAAACATTGATGTTGGTGTCCAAACATCCGAGATATCAGCCTTTGGGATTTTTGATCAAAAAGTCCGCCCACTTGGTATCGCAACACCTATCCAGTTGGATAAGAAACTATTTAAAACTGCCCGATGGTATGCCCTCAACAACTGCACCGAGATTGAACAGTTCTTGGA GGAGCACTACAACATCTTGAAGGAGCAGAGCTTATATAACATTGAAAGGCGGCATGAAGCTGAATTTCCATCGTGGTTCAGGAAACGT ATTCAAGCGCTACGTCGTACGGATCCCCACATAGTATCTgacgatctttatgcaatagcTTGTGGGCCTGACCCTTGGGTGGGTTCATATTTTGGGTGTATAATGAATGGTATACGATTTCATACACAACTCCGGGAATTGAGACGTAggacacaaaatagtggtgttcTAGTTACAAGTGAGCACCAATCAAGTATGGTTGATTTCTATGGTGTTCTGAATGACATATTGGAGGTGAGGTACATGGGTTGGCGGCGTGTGTGGTTATTTAGTTGCGATTGGTTTGATGTTGGCGATCCAATTCGAGGGATCAGGGTTGGTGAGCATTTCACAAGTGTCAATCATAGTAGaacttggtataaggatgagCCATTCATATTGGCATGCCAAGCTTCACAAGTATTTTACCTCAAAGACACGAGATTTTCTGGTTCTTGGCACATTGTGCAAAAGATCACATATAGGAATGTCTATGACGTTCCACAATTGGATCGCCATGATGATGTAGATGAACCTAGCGAGTCCAATGTCTTCCAAGAAGAACAAACTCCAGAAGAAGCAGTAGATGTGGACACCGAGCATAATGTCGACAACCCCCAATGGGTAAGGCCAGATGTTCAGTCAGCCACGATAGCCACTACCACATTGGCTGGGGGAAGTACTCACAATGTCAACAACCTGGGTAATATCGACGACATTTCAGATGAGGAAGAATTCAATTCTAGCGATACCATGTCTAATGGATCATGTGAGGAGGAAGATCTTGATGACACCGATGCGGAGTCTAATGTTGAAGGCTCTCTGAGTAATGACACTGATCGAGGATGGGATTCAAGCTAA